A region of Myxococcus stipitatus DSM 14675 DNA encodes the following proteins:
- a CDS encoding DUF2652 domain-containing protein: MATEKALLLIADIGGYTRFMKHHRFSLAHAQDSVAQLLEAVIDASGGLKLAKLEGDAAFFYSVGDDCGAFARQVADIRRAFVARREKLVVDRMCQCDGCMQVGMLTLKFVAHLGEVAFQRVKHLTELAGVDVILVHRMLKNDVPVSEYLLMTDAVHERIQPELRQLAQGLEHEFEGLGRTTTHYIDLLASGEELPAPLAPKLSRRLWNKLVMEVRTLKYVLGIEKPCQDFRNVEIVDTPPTPHSHPPRT, encoded by the coding sequence ATGGCGACAGAGAAGGCGCTGCTCCTCATCGCGGATATCGGCGGATACACCCGCTTCATGAAACACCACCGCTTCAGCCTCGCGCACGCGCAGGACTCGGTGGCGCAGCTGCTCGAAGCGGTCATCGACGCCTCGGGTGGGCTGAAGCTGGCCAAGCTGGAGGGAGACGCGGCCTTCTTCTACTCCGTCGGAGACGACTGCGGTGCGTTCGCCCGGCAGGTCGCGGACATCCGCCGGGCCTTCGTCGCGCGGCGCGAGAAGCTGGTCGTCGACCGGATGTGTCAGTGCGACGGCTGCATGCAGGTGGGCATGTTGACGCTCAAGTTCGTCGCCCACCTGGGGGAGGTCGCCTTCCAGCGGGTGAAACACCTCACGGAGCTGGCGGGGGTGGACGTCATCCTCGTCCACCGGATGTTGAAGAACGACGTCCCGGTGTCCGAGTACCTCCTGATGACCGACGCCGTGCACGAGCGAATCCAGCCGGAGCTGCGCCAGCTGGCCCAGGGGCTCGAGCACGAGTTCGAGGGCCTGGGCCGCACGACCACCCACTACATCGACCTGCTCGCGAGTGGCGAGGAGCTCCCCGCCCCGCTCGCCCCGAAGCTGTCGCGCAGGCTGTGGAACAAGCTGGTGATGGAGGTGCGGACGCTGAAGTACGTGCTCGGCATCGAGAAGCCCTGCCAGGACTTCCGCAACGTCGAGATTGTCGACACACCGCCCACTCCGCACTCCCATCCTCCGCGCACCTGA
- a CDS encoding WD40 repeat domain-containing protein, with protein MKSLDCGHAAPAVGRWCKHLLADEDASFIVRFTGQGVDHELRCEACGEDAGGALEPVAICSACHHTKMGRVFDLMRIQGRPELRTRETALRFEHRELRLPALAGRTLKALTALGSAPRVEWLAVDERGEVLRLDLEEDTVRRVGAVSAESLDLAADLTLHASACGRYAAVVNSRGARGVVLELASGAVKLALDRGSYHVEHCEFSAAFFRDGDRTLLVHATAWNRLDITDPATGELLTRREPRDLDYFHCGLTVSPDGAWLVDDGWVWHPVGMLSSLSLRRWLHENVSESEDGPSRKLLRECAYYWDAPACFVGPRTLVTWGFGGDAEHLIDAAMLYDVESGNLLRWFPGPRGTLHGDGNLLLATSQDQGTCVWDIETGERLHQDAALKPTAWHPSARRFLTVLPEGVVRESVLSGAAW; from the coding sequence ATGAAGAGCCTGGACTGTGGACATGCCGCGCCCGCCGTGGGGCGCTGGTGCAAGCACCTGCTGGCCGACGAGGACGCCTCGTTCATCGTCCGCTTCACCGGACAGGGCGTGGACCACGAGCTGCGGTGCGAGGCCTGTGGCGAGGACGCGGGGGGCGCGCTGGAGCCCGTGGCCATCTGCTCCGCCTGCCACCATACGAAGATGGGTCGGGTCTTCGACCTGATGCGCATCCAGGGGCGCCCCGAGCTTCGCACCCGGGAGACCGCGCTGCGCTTCGAGCACCGGGAGCTCCGCCTCCCAGCGCTCGCGGGCCGCACGCTCAAGGCGCTCACCGCCCTGGGGAGTGCCCCCCGCGTGGAGTGGCTCGCGGTGGACGAGCGCGGCGAAGTGCTCCGGTTGGACCTGGAGGAGGACACCGTCCGCCGGGTCGGCGCGGTGAGCGCGGAGTCGCTGGACCTCGCGGCCGACCTCACGCTGCATGCGTCCGCGTGTGGCCGCTATGCGGCGGTGGTGAACAGCCGGGGGGCTCGCGGCGTGGTGCTGGAGCTGGCGTCCGGCGCGGTGAAGCTCGCGCTCGACCGGGGCAGCTACCACGTCGAGCACTGCGAGTTCTCCGCCGCCTTCTTCCGCGACGGCGACCGGACGCTCCTGGTGCATGCGACCGCGTGGAACCGGCTCGACATCACGGACCCGGCGACCGGGGAGCTGCTGACCCGGCGCGAGCCGCGGGACCTCGACTACTTCCACTGCGGGCTGACGGTGTCTCCGGACGGGGCCTGGCTCGTGGACGACGGCTGGGTCTGGCATCCGGTGGGGATGCTGTCGAGCCTCTCCCTGCGCCGCTGGCTGCATGAGAACGTCTCGGAGTCGGAGGACGGCCCCTCCCGCAAGCTGCTGCGCGAATGCGCCTATTACTGGGATGCGCCCGCGTGCTTCGTCGGCCCGCGCACGCTGGTCACCTGGGGCTTCGGCGGAGACGCGGAGCACCTCATCGATGCCGCGATGCTCTACGACGTCGAGTCGGGCAACCTGCTGCGCTGGTTCCCAGGCCCGCGAGGAACGCTCCACGGGGATGGGAACCTGCTGCTCGCGACCTCACAAGACCAGGGCACCTGTGTCTGGGATATCGAGACAGGGGAGCGGCTCCACCAGGATGCCGCCCTGAAGCCCACGGCCTGGCATCCCTCCGCGCGACGCTTCCTGACGGTGCTGCCCGAAGGCGTCGTGCGCGAGAGCGTGCTGAGCGGCGCGGCGTGGTGA
- a CDS encoding sigma-70 family RNA polymerase sigma factor produces MDERNLSAADFQTHRAHLRGVAYRMLGSLSEAEDAVQEAWLHHSRADTREVTNPRGWLTTVVARVCLDFLRTRKSRREEPEDAQGPDLFAARTDGSTPEQEALMADSVGFALLVVLDALNPSERIAFVLHDLFSMSFDEIAPIVGRNEAATRQLASRARRRVHGAALSPDADLSRQREVVSAFLAATRGGDLDALLAVLDPDVVARTDMKLPTGAPREVHGASNVASQARLHSARARVSQVGLVDGKVALVVAPRGRLHSVLLFTVQEGRILLLETVVDPERLRQLEVAVFPA; encoded by the coding sequence ATGGACGAAAGAAATCTCAGCGCCGCGGACTTCCAGACCCACCGGGCCCATCTGCGGGGCGTGGCCTACCGGATGCTCGGCTCCCTGAGCGAGGCGGAGGATGCCGTCCAGGAGGCCTGGCTCCATCACAGCCGCGCGGACACGCGCGAGGTCACCAACCCCCGCGGCTGGCTGACCACCGTCGTCGCGCGGGTGTGTCTGGACTTCCTGCGCACCCGCAAGTCGCGGCGCGAGGAGCCCGAGGACGCGCAGGGCCCAGACCTGTTCGCCGCCCGCACGGATGGGAGCACGCCCGAGCAGGAGGCCCTCATGGCGGACTCCGTGGGGTTCGCGCTGCTCGTGGTGCTGGACGCGCTCAACCCTTCCGAGCGCATCGCCTTCGTGCTGCACGACCTGTTCTCCATGTCCTTCGACGAGATTGCCCCCATCGTCGGGCGCAACGAGGCGGCCACACGGCAGCTCGCCAGCCGCGCGCGCCGACGGGTCCACGGCGCGGCCCTCTCACCGGACGCGGACCTCTCCCGGCAGCGCGAGGTCGTCAGCGCGTTCCTCGCCGCCACGCGAGGCGGGGACCTGGACGCGCTGCTCGCCGTGCTGGACCCGGACGTCGTGGCCCGGACGGACATGAAGCTGCCGACGGGCGCCCCCAGGGAGGTCCACGGCGCGAGCAACGTGGCCAGCCAGGCGCGTCTGCATTCGGCCCGGGCCCGCGTGTCCCAGGTGGGGCTCGTCGACGGGAAGGTGGCCCTCGTCGTCGCCCCCAGGGGCCGGCTGCACTCCGTGCTGCTCTTCACCGTCCAGGAGGGGAGGATCCTCCTGCTCGAGACGGTCGTCGACCCCGAGCGCCTGCGTCAGCTGGAGGTGGCGGTGTTCCCCGCCTGA